One genomic region from Leptolyngbyaceae cyanobacterium JSC-12 encodes:
- a CDS encoding putative phosphohydrolase (IMG reference gene:2510095449~PFAM: Calcineurin-like phosphoesterase) produces the protein MGIKRRAFLLFGGIAGLGAFGLGKWVGHRANAVNKPIQMPAPSANSTSSPVLQAATPSSLMMRFVATADTGSGDHNQYAVGEAMARYYQKNPYNLVVLAGDNIYNNGEIWKIANVFEKPYKAVLQKGVKFRACLGNHDIRTENGNPQLAYAGFNMAGRFYTFSEKFVQFFALDTNGNAAWNEQLAWLERELKQSNARWKIVFGHHPIYASGVYGSNPNFIQTFTPLFHKYGVQLYINGHEHHYERTRSINGTTYLITGHGGASLRSVGRNDWTAYAVSRYGFSALEVYSDRLEIQGIDTDNQIFDRGVIRIRV, from the coding sequence ATGGGTATTAAGCGTCGTGCCTTCTTATTGTTTGGCGGAATTGCTGGGCTAGGGGCATTTGGGCTAGGGAAATGGGTTGGGCATCGAGCAAATGCTGTAAACAAACCAATCCAGATGCCTGCTCCGAGTGCGAATTCTACTAGTTCACCTGTGCTGCAAGCGGCAACTCCCTCTAGTTTAATGATGCGGTTTGTGGCAACTGCCGATACTGGATCGGGCGATCACAATCAATATGCTGTTGGAGAAGCCATGGCACGATATTACCAAAAAAATCCTTACAATCTAGTGGTGCTGGCTGGCGACAACATCTACAACAATGGCGAAATTTGGAAAATTGCCAATGTGTTTGAGAAGCCATACAAGGCGGTGCTGCAAAAGGGCGTTAAATTCCGTGCTTGCCTGGGTAATCATGACATTCGCACAGAAAACGGTAATCCCCAGCTTGCCTATGCTGGGTTCAACATGGCAGGACGGTTCTACACCTTCAGTGAAAAGTTCGTGCAGTTTTTCGCCCTGGATACCAACGGTAATGCTGCCTGGAATGAACAACTTGCCTGGCTAGAACGGGAACTGAAACAAAGCAACGCTCGCTGGAAGATTGTGTTTGGGCATCATCCCATTTATGCTTCTGGCGTGTATGGCAGCAATCCCAATTTCATCCAAACCTTTACGCCCCTGTTCCATAAATACGGTGTACAGCTCTACATCAATGGGCATGAGCACCATTATGAACGCACCCGTTCGATTAATGGCACAACATACCTAATTACCGGGCATGGTGGCGCAAGTCTGCGGTCGGTGGGTAGAAATGACTGGACAGCGTATGCCGTGTCGCGGTATGGATTTTCGGCATTGGAGGTTTACAGCGATCGCCTTGAAATCCAGGGTATTGACACAGATAATCAGATTTTTGACCGGGGCGTTATCAGGATACGGGTTTGA
- a CDS encoding hypothetical protein (IMG reference gene:2510095450), giving the protein MSAELKQRLLKVAILVIADLTLNLVDMDTMANYSEFVFGQESAIASTVQPAIALQIS; this is encoded by the coding sequence ATGAGCGCCGAACTGAAGCAAAGACTCCTTAAAGTGGCGATTTTAGTGATAGCTGATTTGACTCTAAACCTGGTGGATATGGATACAATGGCGAACTACAGCGAGTTTGTGTTTGGTCAGGAGTCTGCCATTGCTTCCACGGTGCAACCTGCGATCGCGCTGCAAATTTCGTAA
- a CDS encoding Protein of unknown function (DUF3148) (IMG reference gene:2510095451~PFAM: Protein of unknown function (DUF3148)), with protein sequence MDKEFAVGDRVRLITLPAYVKTADTMPMLRPPDVLTLGEEGIVVDRRPGNYWSVRFSKGAYLLESQYLELVTNG encoded by the coding sequence ATGGATAAAGAATTTGCAGTGGGCGATCGCGTTCGCCTGATTACCCTTCCGGCTTATGTCAAAACAGCAGATACGATGCCGATGCTACGTCCACCAGATGTGTTGACGTTAGGTGAAGAAGGGATTGTGGTGGATCGAAGACCGGGCAATTACTGGAGCGTGCGCTTCAGTAAAGGCGCTTATTTGCTGGAGAGCCAGTATTTGGAGTTGGTGACGAATGGTTAA